Part of the Cloacibacterium caeni genome is shown below.
AACTGATGAACAACTGAATAAGGAAATGACGACTGCTTATATTGGTTTTGATCCTACCGCAGATTCGCTTCATATCGGAAGTTTGATTCAGATAAAAATTTTGGCACATTTTCAGCAGCACGGTCATAAACCAATTGCTCTAGTTGGTGGTGCAACTGGTATGATTGGTGATCCTTCTGGTAAATCTTCAGAGAGAAATTTATTAGACGAGGCTACGCTTAACCATTATGTAGATTGCATAAAAGGTCAACTTTCTAGATTTCTAAATTTTGAAGGCAACGAACCGAATAAAGCGGAATTGGTGAACAATTACGATTGGATGAAAACGTTTACGTTTCTGGATTTCGTGCGTGATATTGGGAAGCACCTTACCGTAAATTATATGATGGCAAAAGATTCTGTGAAAAAACGTTTCTCTGGCGAAGCTGGAGTTGACGGAATGAGTTTTACAGAATTTACCTACCAATTATTACAAGGTTACGACTTCTTACATTTATACAAAAATAACGGAGTAAAATTACAAATGGGTGGTTCTGACCAATGGGGAAACATCACCACAGGTACAGAATTAATCCGTAGAAAAGCACAAGGCGAAGCTTTTGCATTAACCGTACCATTAATCACGAAAGCTGATGGTTCTAAATTCGGGAAATCTGAAGCGGGAGAAAATTATTGGTTAGATACCAAAAGAACTTCTCCGTATAAATTTTACCAATTTTGGTTAAATGCAACAGATGTAGATGCTGAAAGATTCATTAAATACTATACTTTTTTACCAAAAGAAGAAATAGAATCTTTGGTTGAAGAGCACCAAACTGCTCCACACGAAAGAAAATTGCAGAAAAAATTAGCTGAAGAAGTTACGATTTGGGTTCATGGAAAAGCAGAATACGAAAAGGCATTAAAAGCCTCTGAAATTCTTTTCGGCAGAAGTACAGCAGAAGATTTAGTAAGTTTAGACGAAGAATTATTCTTACAGATTTTTGATGGAGTTCCACAAGCTGAAGTAGCTAAATCAGACGTTTTAGGAAGTAACATTATTGATTTATTA
Proteins encoded:
- the tyrS gene encoding tyrosine--tRNA ligase; translation: MNAFIEELKWRGLYADMMPGTDEQLNKEMTTAYIGFDPTADSLHIGSLIQIKILAHFQQHGHKPIALVGGATGMIGDPSGKSSERNLLDEATLNHYVDCIKGQLSRFLNFEGNEPNKAELVNNYDWMKTFTFLDFVRDIGKHLTVNYMMAKDSVKKRFSGEAGVDGMSFTEFTYQLLQGYDFLHLYKNNGVKLQMGGSDQWGNITTGTELIRRKAQGEAFALTVPLITKADGSKFGKSEAGENYWLDTKRTSPYKFYQFWLNATDVDAERFIKYYTFLPKEEIESLVEEHQTAPHERKLQKKLAEEVTIWVHGKAEYEKALKASEILFGRSTAEDLVSLDEELFLQIFDGVPQAEVAKSDVLGSNIIDLLSEKSGFLKSKGEAKRELQGNAISVNKEKVKDDFVAAEKDLIDGKFLLLQKGKKQYFIVKAV